The Alphaproteobacteria bacterium LSUCC0719 genome includes the window GGTTGCGCGCCGCGCCGCCGCGACAACGGGCTGGCAAGGTGTTCATGCACCCGCAACAGCGTCTCGGCAAACCCAAATGTGAACAGCTGTGCCGCCGCGCCTGTATCGGTTGTGGCGATGGTAAAGATCTCATTGACCTCGTCATGGTCGGCGTCATAACCGGCAATACCATGCTGGCCGGCAACTATCGACGACAGATGGTCAGCCCGACTGTCGGCCCGTGTCTCCCCCGGCAGCCGGAATGGCAGACTGGTACGAAACACCAGCAGATCCGCCCCGTCATGACCACTCTTTGATGGCCGGTTTGATGGCCGGTCGACAGCGGCCTCAATCATCCAGATACGGCAATCACCATAGGTTCCGGCATAGGCCGCCATCAGGGTGTAATGCCGATCGGGAAGAATGTTGTCCGTCACCAGATCCTGCAGGATCACCTCGGCAAAGCCGGCATTGTCGGCTTGTGTCAACAGGTTGGCAAAATGCAGCTCAACGGCACGCCGCACGGCACCCGTTCCCTTGAACGCCCCCGGCCCATTGACCGGCAACAGCACCATCCAGGTGATGACTGCCACCAGACCCGCCAGTGCCAGGACAAGCATCCGGGTAAGCGACGACACCGGAAAGCCGAGGCTGACGAGCTGCGCCTGCTGCAACAGAACCACACCGGCAACGCCGACCATACAGCCGGTGATCAGGCTGCCGCCGATGATGCGACGGCGACGGCGCGCCTCCTCGCGTTCCAGACACGGCACGACTTCCTGTCGCCAGCTGGCGCCAAACCCCTGTTCAGCAGGTGTTTTTTCAACAAAGGACCGCATCCCACTGTGGTAGCGCATGTGCCGGCTGAAAGACAAGCCTGCTACCGCCGATGCGATGCTGTGATTTCAGCCGGATAAGCCTTGCCCCATTACATTAGATATTGCTTGTAAAGGTAAATGCACGGAAAACTGCTCCTCCATCGGGCCCGGTCGGCATGCCGGTTCACACCTTGATGCAGATTGTTGTAACCAAAAGGAAAGGGATTGGAATTCCGTTCACGACACCAGCTTTGCCAGCCATCCGGCTGCGATGACCGGAACTGATCTGATCTGCCGATGACATTTCCTGACAGAATTGCCTTTCTGCTTGCCGTCGCGCTGGTATCGGGCCCCGCGACAGCCTCGGCCAGCGACGCATCGCCGGCCATAAACGACATTCATCTGCAATGTGACGGCGAAACCCGATCGCGGCTTCTGGCTTTCACGGCCGCAGACCTGAAAATCGAGGAACGACACAAGGCAACACGCCGGATCCGCATCGAAATAGACACTGCAAAGGGCGCCACCATCATCGACGCTCCGTCTGACGAAGTGCTGTTCGCGCCCTCGCAATGCGATCTGTCGGCAATGAAGGTGGCCTGCGAGGCACGCGATGATGACGAGCATCGCCAGATATTCGTCTCGCGCACCAGCGGCGACACGGTCTTTGAAGGATATAGCCAGACATCGGATGAACGGTCGGCGCTTGTCGTCGAACGCTATCGGTGCATCAAGGAAAACAGAGAGCTGATCTTCTAGACCGGATCAGATTTCCCTGGCGATCGCAGAACCACAACCGAAGCAAGATTTTTGCCATCGTCACAGCAACCCCGTGGCCAGGCCTTTGTCCGCTGGATCGGGGATGCGACACAGGGGCTTTACATCGGCAAGCCGTCAATATAATTTACTAATGGTATTTTATTAAATTACCGCTATAAATTTAATATGAAACAGAGCCATGACCACCAGACGCGCACGATCTGAAACCGCCAAGGCGGCGCGGCGCGATGAAATCATCGCGGTAACATCCGCACAGCTTGGTGCGCGCGGGATCTACGCTCTGTCGATGCAGGATATCGCCATTGCCTGCAATCTGACAAAACCGGCGCTCTACAATTATTTTCCCAATCGCGAGGCGCTGTTTCTGGTTATATATCAGAAGCTTGTCCAGCGATGGCTGGCGGATTTCAACCGCTCACTGATGGCCGCGAGCCATCCCCTGCCCCGTGATGGCTTCAACCGTCTGTTTGTTGAAAGCTTTGCCATGCAGCCACTTCTGCGTCATCTGACAAACCACCTGACCGCCACGATGGCACCAAAGCTGAACCCCGCCGCTTTCGCCGGGCTGACAGCCGATACATCCGACCAGCTGGCCGGGCTCGCCACACTGCTTGTGCATTACGGCTATGTGGATAAAAGCGGGGCCGAGGATCTGTCCTGGGCCTATTACACCATCGTCACCGGTGCCGCGCAGATTGCCGATCAGCCGGACGGTGTGGCAGATACCGGCACCCCGCCCATATCGGTACCGGAGCGCGCCAGCTTTGTGGCAAATTGCCTTGCCACCCTTGCCTGTCTTCGGTAACCCCCGGCGCAGACAGGCCGTCAGCCGATGCTGATCACACCACCCATCCCGGCTGCATGATGTTCCATCATATGGCAATGGAACAGCCACAGACCCGGATTGTCGGCAACAAATACCAGATCAGCAACCTCACCCGGGGCCATCAGATAGGTGTCACGAAGCACATCACGCGCGACATCGCCGAATTCGCGCGATTTCACCCAGAAATGCTGCCCGTGAAGATGCATCGCATGCTCCCATCTTGTGTCATTGCGAACGCGCAGAATGGCCACTTCGCCAAGGGACAGATCGGCAAGCATGTGGTCATAGCCACCAACCACACCGTTGAAGGCCCATAATTTCGAATGGTCACGGGCAAGCTGTCGAAGCGGCAGCATCTCGCCCTCGAACATGGCGGAATCGAGATTGCCCATCGCCCCGCCCTGCATATGGATGTCGATCACACGCGCCCCGGCGGTGTCCGGGCGGTCATACCAGGTCGTGCCGACCGGCACGGGGCCCGCCGGCATGTCATCCTGCGCGGCGACAAGGCGTGCGGCGCTGACGGCATCTGCGGTGCTGACCTCTTCAAGGCGTGTGATGCCCTTGGCAAGCTTGACCATGATGTCGACCCGCTGTGCCGGCGCCACGCGGATGGATTCGGCCTCGAACGGCGTGCAGGGCGCGCCATCCAGCGCGACAACCCGCATTGGCAGCAGATTGTCGAGGCGGAAGGTCAGCGTTCGCGCATTGGCGGCATTGATCAGACGCAGGCGTACCGGTCCCGCCGCCACCTGGATGTCGGGATCGGTCGCGCCATTCACAGTCAGCCAGTTGCCGAGCCGCCCCTGATGCGACCAGTCCATGAGCGAGCCAAAACTGTCTTCGTGAATCTGGTAATCCTCATCAAGGCGCCAGTCATCGGCGACAAGCGTGATATCACGCGGCCCGGCGGCCTGGTCCGCCTCACGCACGATCAGCGGGCCGTAGAGCCCCCGCGCCAGCTGCTCCCATCCCTTGTTGTGGGCGTGGTACCAGAATGTCCCCGCATCACGCAGCGGGAACCGATAGGTAAAGCTGTCTCCCGGCTCGATGGCAGACTGGGTCAGGTCCGGCACCCCGTCCATCTCGTTCAGGTTGCGGATGCCGTGCCAGTGCATCGTGGTCGGCACTTCCAGATTGTTCAGGAACTCGACCTCGATCTCCTCACCGCGGACACCCTCGATCAGCGGGCCTGGCGAAGTGCCGCCATAGAGCCACAGATCCGTCGCCGGGCGGTCGGCCGGACCAAGGTGCCGGGCTGCCGGTGCGGCGGTAACGGCATAGCGGCGCACGCCGGCCGCACGCGATGGTAGCGGCAGTGCTGTCATCATGGTTGCCATAACACCGGCATTGATACCGGCCTTGATAAAGCTTCGTCTTTTCATCCCATGTCCCCCAATGGCAGGGTCAGTGACGTTGTCAGCAAACTGCTCATCACCAGTATCGCCAGCGCCGCCAGAATTTCGTGATCGATCGTCCGGCGCAGCCTCGTCGCTGCCGAAAGATCACCTGCCTGAAGCGCCGGCACAATGTGAAACCTGTTCCGCGCCGCCAACCCCAGAAGGCCTGCCACAAGCAGTATTTTGACAAGCAGCGCCCTCCCATAGCCGGTGGTCAGCAACGCCGTGACCGATCCCAGCAAAAGCGCCGCATAGGCCACGCCCGCAACAATCAGCACCGCAACCACATGCTGGGCGATGCGACCGAATCTGTCGGCGACATCGGCAAGCACCAATGCCTGATCCGCATCACCCGCCGCGCCGCACATCTGGCGCAATGGCAGTAATGCCCCAAGCCAGAAGGCCACGCCGCCAAGATGCAGCGCCAGCAGCACGCCCGTGATGGCACCCTGCATCGTTGCATGACCGACAACGGTCAGCGACAGCAACACCGTCGCCGCGGCAACGACCCGCGCCGACAGCTCGCCGCGCGCCTTGACCCTGTTGATGACGGTGATCATCGCAAAGCCGATCCCCGCCACCACGCTCGACAGGCCAAGCGGCGATTTGATGACCAGATCCAGCAGCACCGGATCAACCGCGCTGGCAAGATCCCCGCCAAGACTTCCCGCCGCCACCGCCAGCCGCGCCCCGACAAGGACAAGCCCCGCCCAGGCCGCGACGGCAACCAGCAGACTGACAAAGCGCTGCGTCTGTTCCGGCATCTGACGACGGAACAGCAGCTCGAAAATCAGCCCCCCGGCGGCCAGGAACATCGCCAGATACAGACCGAATTTGGTCAGCGGCCTCAGGACGTCCCAGATCTCGAACATCTGCCAGCTCACCGCGGCGCGACGGTGAAGGAAAAACGCCCCTTGATCACATGGCCATCTTCGCCCATCGCCCGCCAGCTGGCGGTGTAGCGCCCACCCGCAAGCGGCGGCAGCACAACAACATGGTCGACCGCCTCGACCATCAGATGCGCGTCATCAAGGTCGATATCCGCCCCACCCTCGTCACGGACAAGATCAAACCTGATCAGCCGCGAGGCGTCGCGAAACCGCATTTCGATGGTCGTCGGTGCCGTTGCCAGCTGCGCGCCATCAGCCGGCGTGACGGATGTCAGCGGCGAATGCGCCCGTGCCGCAACGCTCAGGAACAGGCCGGTGAACAGAGACAGGAGAAATCGCGTCATGATCCGGTCTTCCCGCCTAGTGGCATGCCTTGCCAAGCGCCTTCAGACGCCAGTAATTATAGGGAAGCGGTGCCAGAAACCCCGCCAGCAGCATGATCGGCACCGCCCACCATGTCAGGATCGCACCGCCCGTCAGCAGCACATCGGTGACATTCATCGCCGCCTCCATGCCGATCATCGAGATCAGCGACA containing:
- a CDS encoding TetR/AcrR family transcriptional regulator, whose amino-acid sequence is MTTRRARSETAKAARRDEIIAVTSAQLGARGIYALSMQDIAIACNLTKPALYNYFPNREALFLVIYQKLVQRWLADFNRSLMAASHPLPRDGFNRLFVESFAMQPLLRHLTNHLTATMAPKLNPAAFAGLTADTSDQLAGLATLLVHYGYVDKSGAEDLSWAYYTIVTGAAQIADQPDGVADTGTPPISVPERASFVANCLATLACLR
- a CDS encoding multicopper oxidase family protein, with protein sequence MKRRSFIKAGINAGVMATMMTALPLPSRAAGVRRYAVTAAPAARHLGPADRPATDLWLYGGTSPGPLIEGVRGEEIEVEFLNNLEVPTTMHWHGIRNLNEMDGVPDLTQSAIEPGDSFTYRFPLRDAGTFWYHAHNKGWEQLARGLYGPLIVREADQAAGPRDITLVADDWRLDEDYQIHEDSFGSLMDWSHQGRLGNWLTVNGATDPDIQVAAGPVRLRLINAANARTLTFRLDNLLPMRVVALDGAPCTPFEAESIRVAPAQRVDIMVKLAKGITRLEEVSTADAVSAARLVAAQDDMPAGPVPVGTTWYDRPDTAGARVIDIHMQGGAMGNLDSAMFEGEMLPLRQLARDHSKLWAFNGVVGGYDHMLADLSLGEVAILRVRNDTRWEHAMHLHGQHFWVKSREFGDVARDVLRDTYLMAPGEVADLVFVADNPGLWLFHCHMMEHHAAGMGGVISIG
- a CDS encoding CopD family protein; the protein is MFEIWDVLRPLTKFGLYLAMFLAAGGLIFELLFRRQMPEQTQRFVSLLVAVAAWAGLVLVGARLAVAAGSLGGDLASAVDPVLLDLVIKSPLGLSSVVAGIGFAMITVINRVKARGELSARVVAAATVLLSLTVVGHATMQGAITGVLLALHLGGVAFWLGALLPLRQMCGAAGDADQALVLADVADRFGRIAQHVVAVLIVAGVAYAALLLGSVTALLTTGYGRALLVKILLVAGLLGLAARNRFHIVPALQAGDLSAATRLRRTIDHEILAALAILVMSSLLTTSLTLPLGDMG
- a CDS encoding copper resistance protein CopC, yielding MTRFLLSLFTGLFLSVAARAHSPLTSVTPADGAQLATAPTTIEMRFRDASRLIRFDLVRDEGGADIDLDDAHLMVEAVDHVVVLPPLAGGRYTASWRAMGEDGHVIKGRFSFTVAPR